One window of the Pseudomonas sihuiensis genome contains the following:
- a CDS encoding PDDEXK nuclease domain-containing protein, with amino-acid sequence MNTRRSSAASSAAPSALLGDIRALIEAARKRAASTVNSELTMLYWRIGQRIHTQVLDGRRGAYGKEVLPTLAAQLVKEYGNSFAEQNLRRMVQFAATFPDEQILVSLIRELSWTHFIALIPLKDPLQRDYYAQMASVERWSVRTLRERIDSMLYERTALSQKPGETIAQELATMRDAQRMSPALVMRDPYILDFLGLRDTWQEGDLEAAIIREMESFLLELGAGFSFVARQKRIQIDGEDFHLDLLFYNRKLRRLVAVELKVGEFKAAFKGQMELYLRWLDKHEREPEEASPLGIILCTGKKREQIELLELDKSGIHVAEYLTALPPRGVLVERLQQATQRAQLQIEQRKIDNE; translated from the coding sequence ATGAACACGCGCCGGTCATCCGCAGCATCGTCCGCAGCGCCTTCGGCGCTGCTGGGCGACATTCGGGCACTGATCGAGGCGGCGCGCAAGCGCGCCGCCTCGACGGTGAATAGCGAACTGACGATGCTCTACTGGCGCATCGGCCAGCGCATCCATACGCAGGTCTTGGACGGGCGCCGGGGCGCTTATGGCAAGGAAGTCCTGCCTACCCTGGCGGCGCAGTTGGTGAAGGAGTACGGCAACAGCTTTGCCGAGCAGAACCTGCGCCGCATGGTGCAGTTCGCAGCCACCTTCCCCGACGAGCAGATTCTCGTATCACTGATACGAGAATTGAGCTGGACGCACTTCATCGCCCTGATCCCGCTGAAAGACCCGCTCCAGCGGGACTATTACGCGCAGATGGCGAGCGTCGAACGCTGGAGCGTGCGGACGCTGCGCGAGCGCATCGACTCGATGCTGTACGAGCGCACGGCACTGTCCCAAAAGCCGGGCGAGACGATCGCACAGGAGTTGGCGACGATGCGCGATGCGCAGCGCATGTCGCCCGCCCTGGTCATGCGCGACCCGTACATCCTCGACTTCCTGGGGCTGCGGGACACTTGGCAGGAAGGCGACCTGGAAGCGGCGATCATCCGGGAAATGGAATCCTTCCTGCTGGAGCTGGGCGCGGGTTTCAGCTTCGTGGCCCGGCAGAAGCGCATCCAAATTGACGGCGAGGATTTCCACCTCGACCTGCTGTTTTACAACCGCAAGCTGCGCCGGCTCGTGGCAGTGGAGTTGAAGGTCGGCGAGTTCAAGGCGGCTTTCAAGGGACAGATGGAGCTTTACCTTCGCTGGCTGGACAAGCACGAACGGGAGCCGGAGGAAGCCTCGCCGCTGGGAATCATCCTTTGCACCGGCAAGAAGCGCGAGCAGATCGAATTGCTGGAGCTGGACAAGTCGGGCATCCACGTCGCCGAGTACCTGACCGCCTTGCCGCCGAGGGGCGTGCTGGTGGAGCGACTGCAACAGGCAACGCAGCGGGCACAGTTGCAGATCGAGCAGCGCAAAATCGACAACGAGTAG
- the radC gene encoding RadC family protein: MSQLTLSHDTPLMVRDGRGRYRPADADQILEAARQVIEQKMQRGEAFTSPAAVKDYLRAKLAGFEHEVFAVLFLDTRHRLIDYVEMFHGTIDAAEVHPREVVKQALRLNAAAVIVSHNHPSGNPEPSAADKAMTSQLRQALALVDVRTLDHIIVAGSRTTSFAERGLL; this comes from the coding sequence ATGTCGCAACTGACCCTCTCTCACGATACCCCGCTGATGGTGCGCGATGGCCGTGGGCGCTATCGGCCGGCGGACGCCGACCAGATTCTGGAAGCCGCGCGCCAGGTCATCGAACAGAAGATGCAGCGCGGCGAGGCGTTCACTTCGCCGGCGGCGGTGAAGGACTACCTGCGCGCCAAGCTGGCCGGCTTCGAGCACGAGGTCTTCGCGGTGTTGTTCCTCGACACGCGCCATCGGCTGATCGACTACGTGGAGATGTTCCACGGCACGATCGACGCCGCCGAGGTGCATCCGCGCGAGGTGGTGAAGCAGGCACTGCGGCTCAATGCAGCGGCGGTCATCGTTTCGCACAACCATCCGAGCGGAAACCCCGAGCCGAGCGCGGCCGATAAGGCGATGACCTCGCAGCTTCGGCAGGCGCTGGCGCTGGTGGACGTTCGCACGCTGGATCACATCATTGTCGCTGGAAGCCGTACCACGTCATTCGCCGAACGCGGCCTGCTTTGA
- a CDS encoding metal-sensing transcriptional repressor translates to MKATHKHSTHTDLVKRLKRAEGHLRHVIGMIEGGQSCLDIARQLAAVESAVTAAKRVLIHDHIDHCLSHDEDSVLAEMKALTKLL, encoded by the coding sequence ATGAAAGCGACGCACAAGCACTCAACCCACACCGACCTTGTGAAGCGACTCAAACGCGCCGAGGGCCATCTTCGGCACGTCATCGGCATGATCGAAGGTGGTCAGTCCTGCCTTGACATCGCCCGCCAGCTCGCGGCGGTGGAAAGCGCGGTGACGGCGGCAAAGCGCGTCCTGATCCACGACCACATCGACCACTGCCTGTCCCATGACGAGGACTCCGTTCTGGCCGAAATGAAGGCGCTGACCAAACTGCTCTGA
- a CDS encoding MFS transporter, whose amino-acid sequence MLSVLKNRTYRHLFSAQVIALVGTGLMTVALGLLAYDLAGADAGAVLGTALAIKMLAYVGVAPVAQAFADRLPRRSLLVALDLVRASVALCLPFVSEIWQIYLLIFVLQAASAGFTPTFQATIPDILPDEDEYTKALSLSRLAYDLESLISPMLAAALLTVISFHNLFAGTVLGFLVSAALVVSVGLPTTVPGPRRGIWDRTTRGTRIYLATPRLRGLLAISLAVAAAGSMVIVNTVVIVKARFGLGESEVAWALAAFGGGSMIAAFALPRLLDKIADRPAMIAGATMLVLGTAAGAMIPTYAVLVVIWLVVGFGYSVAQTPSGRLLRRSAHPEDRPAVFAAQFALSHACWLICYPLAGRFGAAFGLQSTFIVMSLIGLVGVGLALRLWPASDSSDITHDHPDLPSDHPHLREHADRGGHRHPAIVDDLHRDWTRV is encoded by the coding sequence ATGCTCTCCGTTCTGAAGAACCGCACCTATCGCCACCTGTTTTCCGCCCAGGTGATCGCACTCGTCGGCACCGGCCTGATGACAGTGGCGCTCGGCCTGCTTGCCTACGATCTGGCCGGCGCGGATGCCGGCGCGGTGCTCGGGACGGCGCTGGCCATCAAGATGCTCGCCTATGTCGGCGTCGCACCTGTCGCGCAGGCTTTCGCCGACCGGCTGCCGCGACGGTCGTTGCTGGTCGCCCTCGACCTGGTGCGAGCATCCGTTGCGCTCTGCCTGCCCTTTGTCAGCGAAATCTGGCAAATCTATCTGCTGATCTTCGTGCTACAGGCGGCGTCCGCAGGCTTCACGCCGACCTTTCAAGCCACCATCCCGGACATCCTTCCCGACGAAGACGAATACACGAAGGCGCTGTCTCTTTCCCGGCTGGCCTACGATCTGGAAAGCCTGATTTCCCCAATGCTGGCCGCCGCGCTGCTGACCGTCATCAGCTTTCACAATCTGTTTGCGGGAACGGTTCTCGGCTTCCTCGTCTCGGCCGCGCTCGTGGTCAGCGTGGGGCTGCCCACAACCGTACCCGGCCCACGCCGGGGCATCTGGGATCGCACTACGCGCGGCACGCGCATTTACCTCGCCACGCCACGCCTGCGAGGTTTGCTGGCAATCAGCCTCGCCGTGGCGGCAGCAGGATCAATGGTGATCGTCAACACGGTGGTTATCGTCAAGGCGCGCTTCGGCCTGGGCGAATCCGAGGTGGCGTGGGCGCTGGCCGCCTTCGGAGGCGGCTCGATGATTGCGGCATTCGCGCTGCCTCGCTTGCTCGACAAGATTGCTGATCGGCCAGCCATGATTGCGGGGGCAACGATGCTGGTGTTGGGGACAGCAGCCGGAGCGATGATTCCGACCTATGCCGTCCTAGTGGTGATCTGGCTGGTGGTCGGCTTTGGCTACAGCGTGGCGCAAACGCCATCCGGTCGGTTGCTGCGTCGCTCCGCTCACCCCGAGGATCGTCCTGCGGTCTTTGCTGCGCAATTCGCCCTGTCCCATGCGTGCTGGCTCATCTGCTACCCCTTGGCCGGTCGCTTCGGTGCTGCCTTTGGACTGCAATCGACCTTCATCGTCATGTCGCTGATCGGTCTTGTAGGAGTGGGATTGGCGTTGCGGCTCTGGCCCGCTAGTGATTCTTCCGACATCACTCACGATCACCCTGATCTGCCGTCAGATCATCCTCACTTGCGCGAACACGCAGATCGCGGCGGGCATCGCCACCCTGCGATCGTGGACGACCTGCACCGGGACTGGACGCGCGTTTAG
- a CDS encoding DUF2958 domain-containing protein: protein MNNALITDEQRIVLLANGRESLENPDFDPAPVVKLFTPDAGATWLLTEIDPDDHDHAFGLCDLGLGEPEIGWVSLDELAAVRGGLGLPIERDLSFRAEKRLSVYARDARLAGRIVV from the coding sequence ATGAACAACGCACTCATCACCGACGAGCAGCGCATCGTGCTGCTGGCCAACGGCCGCGAATCCTTGGAGAACCCGGACTTCGATCCGGCACCCGTGGTCAAGCTGTTCACGCCGGACGCTGGCGCGACCTGGCTGCTGACCGAGATTGATCCCGACGACCACGACCACGCCTTTGGTCTTTGCGACCTGGGCCTGGGGGAGCCGGAAATCGGCTGGGTCAGCCTGGACGAGCTGGCGGCGGTGCGCGGCGGGCTGGGCCTGCCGATCGAACGTGACCTGTCTTTCCGCGCCGAGAAGCGGTTGAGCGTCTATGCGCGCGATGCGCGGCTGGCCGGGCGGATCGTTGTCTGA
- a CDS encoding DUF932 domain-containing protein: protein MQLASRFASRSPVLRSERPLSDDQIRAVAPSIFAKAPHESRSERYSYIPTATVLQELRGEGFEPFMVTQTRVRHDDRRDYTKHMIRLRHASQINGREANEIILLNSHDGTSSYQMLAGMFRFVCSNGLVCGDTVADVRVPHKGDVAAHVIEGAYEVLHGFDRVQESRDAMRAITLDAGESEVFARAALALKYDEDKPAPITESQILMPRRHDDDRRDLWSVFNRTQENLTKGGLSARAANGRRQTTRPVQGIDQSVRLNRALWLLADGLRQLKA from the coding sequence ATGCAACTCGCATCCCGCTTCGCTTCCCGCTCCCCGGTGCTGCGTTCGGAACGTCCCTTGTCGGATGACCAAATCCGGGCCGTGGCCCCGTCGATCTTCGCCAAGGCACCGCACGAAAGCCGCTCCGAGCGGTACAGCTACATCCCCACCGCCACCGTGCTGCAGGAACTGCGCGGGGAAGGCTTCGAGCCTTTCATGGTGACGCAAACCCGCGTGCGCCACGACGACCGCCGCGACTACACCAAGCACATGATCCGGCTGCGCCACGCCAGCCAGATCAACGGGCGCGAGGCCAACGAAATCATCCTGCTGAACTCCCATGACGGCACCAGCAGCTATCAGATGCTGGCCGGGATGTTCCGCTTCGTTTGCAGCAATGGCCTTGTCTGCGGCGACACCGTGGCCGACGTGCGCGTACCCCACAAGGGCGACGTAGCCGCTCACGTCATCGAAGGCGCATACGAAGTCCTGCACGGCTTCGACCGGGTGCAGGAATCGCGCGATGCCATGCGCGCCATCACGCTGGACGCCGGGGAATCGGAAGTGTTCGCCCGCGCTGCGCTGGCGTTGAAGTACGACGAGGACAAGCCCGCGCCCATCACGGAATCGCAAATCCTGATGCCGCGCCGCCATGACGACGACCGCCGCGACCTGTGGAGCGTGTTCAACCGCACGCAGGAGAACTTGACCAAAGGCGGCCTGTCCGCCCGCGCCGCGAATGGCCGCCGTCAGACCACCCGGCCCGTGCAGGGCATCGACCAAAGCGTGCGCCTGAATCGCGCCCTGTGGCTGCTGGCCGATGGCCTGCGCCAGTTGAAAGCCTGA
- a CDS encoding ParB/RepB/Spo0J family partition protein: protein MNAVLKTEAVAIEAAAPLEMADPSKNLILVPLSQLLPRRSKRNARKMPRLSIPELAASIARIGLLQNLIVILSADGEAYEVVAGDRRLTALKLLAKKKRIPADYEVPCLLVPDASARTVSLAENLMREQMHPADQFAAFAALVKEGRPIEDIAADFGVSPLVVQRRLKLANVSPRLMADYRAGGVTLEQLMALTITDDHAAQEAAFYGAPEWQRSPSKLRERLTEREIDAAHALVRFVGLDAYRQAGGGIRRDLFAEGDAGTYLTDTAVLETLVRDKLATLAEDVRAEGWAWVEAVPHLAYEERQAFQNAPRQRREPTTREARRIASLQTRLDKIDAELEEACQGESSEDEAKAEKLEQRRDQVVGELQDAEDALQGYAPEVREVAGAIVTIDRNGEAVIHRGLLREAEAKALRTLEKLRRGFGSTEGEAANDEHEDADDAPKAASLSDRLAQRLSAHRTAALQIEVARHPQVALAALVHGMVQKVLQPDAYGDGLPLGVRLTVQDRLEGMAPDWPESSAAVALRELQQVAGVALPEDSAELFAVLLAKSQDELVRLLAVCVASTVDVVTPRATPHRPGEELAQAVGLDMAAWWQPTAEGYFKHVPKAAILQAVGEYAPEHVTRLAKLKKADIASEAERLADGTGWMPAIFKTETPEATQEEPQEQDDAPQEAEAMADEPAEALAA from the coding sequence ATGAACGCCGTACTCAAAACCGAAGCCGTCGCCATCGAAGCCGCCGCACCGCTGGAAATGGCCGACCCGTCCAAGAACCTGATTCTGGTTCCGCTCTCGCAGTTGCTGCCGCGCCGCTCCAAGCGCAACGCCCGCAAGATGCCGCGCCTGTCCATCCCCGAACTGGCCGCGAGCATTGCCCGCATCGGCCTGCTGCAAAACCTGATCGTCATCCTTTCCGCAGATGGCGAGGCTTACGAGGTGGTGGCAGGCGACCGCCGACTGACCGCCTTGAAGCTGCTGGCGAAGAAGAAGCGCATCCCCGCCGACTACGAAGTGCCGTGCCTGCTGGTGCCCGATGCTTCGGCCCGTACCGTCAGCCTCGCGGAAAACCTGATGCGCGAGCAGATGCACCCCGCCGACCAGTTCGCGGCCTTCGCCGCGCTGGTCAAGGAAGGACGCCCCATCGAGGACATTGCCGCCGATTTCGGCGTGTCCCCGCTGGTGGTGCAGCGCCGCTTGAAGCTGGCGAACGTCTCGCCGCGCCTCATGGCCGACTACCGGGCCGGTGGCGTGACGCTGGAACAGTTGATGGCCTTGACCATCACCGACGACCACGCCGCGCAGGAGGCCGCGTTCTATGGTGCGCCGGAATGGCAGCGCAGCCCGTCCAAGCTGCGCGAGCGCCTGACCGAGCGCGAAATCGACGCCGCGCACGCGCTGGTGCGCTTCGTCGGGCTGGACGCCTACCGGCAGGCAGGCGGCGGCATCCGCCGCGACCTGTTCGCGGAAGGCGATGCCGGAACCTACCTCACCGATACCGCAGTGCTGGAAACGCTGGTGCGCGACAAGCTGGCAACGCTGGCCGAGGACGTGCGCGCCGAGGGCTGGGCATGGGTGGAGGCCGTGCCGCATCTGGCCTACGAGGAACGGCAGGCTTTCCAGAACGCCCCGCGCCAGCGCCGCGAGCCGACCACCCGCGAGGCCCGCCGCATTGCCTCGCTGCAAACCCGCCTCGACAAGATCGACGCCGAACTGGAAGAAGCCTGCCAAGGTGAAAGCAGCGAGGACGAGGCCAAGGCCGAGAAACTGGAACAGCGGCGCGATCAGGTGGTCGGCGAACTGCAAGACGCGGAGGACGCCTTGCAAGGTTATGCCCCCGAGGTGCGCGAGGTGGCCGGTGCCATCGTCACCATCGACCGCAACGGCGAGGCCGTCATTCATCGCGGCTTGCTGCGCGAAGCCGAGGCCAAGGCGCTGCGCACGCTGGAAAAGCTGCGGCGCGGTTTCGGCAGCACCGAAGGCGAAGCCGCCAACGACGAGCACGAGGACGCCGACGACGCACCCAAGGCCGCGAGCCTGTCCGACCGGCTGGCGCAGCGGTTGAGTGCCCATCGCACGGCGGCGCTGCAAATCGAAGTCGCCCGGCATCCGCAGGTCGCGCTGGCCGCGCTGGTGCATGGCATGGTGCAGAAGGTCTTGCAGCCCGACGCCTACGGCGATGGACTGCCGCTCGGCGTGCGCCTCACGGTGCAAGACCGGCTGGAAGGCATGGCCCCGGACTGGCCGGAATCGTCCGCCGCCGTGGCGCTGCGCGAACTGCAACAGGTGGCAGGTGTTGCCTTGCCGGAGGACAGCGCCGAACTGTTCGCCGTGCTGCTGGCGAAGTCGCAAGACGAACTGGTGCGGCTGCTTGCCGTGTGCGTGGCTTCCACGGTGGACGTGGTGACGCCTCGCGCCACGCCGCACCGGCCCGGCGAGGAACTGGCGCAGGCCGTGGGCCTCGACATGGCCGCATGGTGGCAACCGACCGCAGAAGGCTACTTCAAGCACGTTCCGAAGGCCGCGATCCTGCAAGCCGTGGGCGAGTACGCGCCCGAGCACGTCACTAGGCTGGCGAAGTTGAAGAAGGCCGACATTGCCAGCGAAGCCGAACGGCTGGCGGATGGCACGGGCTGGATGCCCGCCATCTTCAAGACCGAAACGCCGGAAGCCACGCAGGAAGAACCGCAGGAGCAGGACGACGCCCCGCAGGAAGCCGAGGCAATGGCGGATGAACCCGCCGAGGCGCTGGCCGCTTGA
- a CDS encoding GNAT family N-acetyltransferase, with product MTLQLRHETPDDIAAIEAVTVSAFADAPHTSHTEQFIVRALRAANELTLSIVAEEHGQVVGHVALSPVKITDDNGRKAEGWHGLGPLSVLPQRQGHGIGSRLMEQALSELRTMRAPGCVLLGDPAYYARFGFQAHASLQLPGVPPGYFMALALHGPVPEGIAHYSDAFTAAA from the coding sequence ATGACACTCCAGCTCCGACACGAAACCCCGGACGACATTGCTGCCATCGAGGCGGTCACGGTTTCCGCCTTTGCCGATGCGCCGCATACCAGCCACACCGAGCAATTCATCGTGCGGGCCTTGCGCGCTGCGAACGAACTGACGCTTTCCATCGTGGCCGAAGAACACGGGCAGGTTGTAGGCCACGTCGCGCTGTCGCCGGTGAAGATCACCGATGACAACGGGCGAAAGGCCGAAGGCTGGCACGGTTTGGGGCCTCTCTCCGTCCTGCCGCAAAGGCAGGGGCATGGCATCGGCTCGCGCCTGATGGAACAGGCGCTGTCCGAACTGCGAACTATGCGGGCCCCAGGCTGCGTGCTGCTGGGAGATCCCGCGTACTACGCGCGCTTTGGTTTTCAGGCCCACGCGAGCCTGCAACTGCCGGGCGTACCGCCCGGCTATTTCATGGCGCTGGCCCTGCATGGGCCAGTACCGGAAGGTATCGCGCACTATAGCGATGCCTTCACCGCCGCCGCCTGA
- a CDS encoding DUF736 domain-containing protein: protein MANIGTFTTDKDGFTGTLRTLTLNVKVKLVPNDKGSSENAPDFRLQAAGHDIGAAWNKTSEAGREYKSVTLDDPSFPAPVYARLIEGEDGTHDLIWSRSKPQAA, encoded by the coding sequence ATGGCCAACATCGGCACCTTCACCACCGACAAAGACGGCTTCACCGGCACGCTGCGCACCCTGACGCTCAACGTCAAGGTCAAGCTGGTTCCCAACGACAAGGGCAGCAGCGAGAACGCCCCCGACTTCCGCCTCCAGGCCGCCGGCCACGACATCGGCGCGGCATGGAACAAGACCAGCGAGGCCGGGCGGGAATACAAGTCCGTGACCCTCGACGATCCTTCGTTCCCGGCTCCGGTCTATGCCCGCCTGATCGAAGGCGAGGACGGCACGCACGACCTGATCTGGTCGCGCAGCAAGCCCCAGGCGGCGTGA
- a CDS encoding helix-turn-helix domain-containing protein — translation MAAKNSLAKALKTVRKARGLSQEAFSDVSSRTYMSTLERNLKSPTLHKLAELCEVMKIHPLTLLTLAYAGDSPRKADELLAQVRRELEAVAKERDSAKPRA, via the coding sequence GTGGCGGCTAAGAACTCATTGGCGAAGGCGTTGAAGACAGTCAGAAAGGCGCGTGGCTTGAGCCAGGAAGCCTTTTCTGACGTGTCCAGCCGTACCTATATGAGTACCCTCGAACGCAACCTTAAAAGCCCGACCCTGCATAAGCTGGCCGAGCTGTGCGAGGTGATGAAGATCCACCCGCTCACGCTGCTGACGCTGGCCTATGCGGGCGACAGTCCGCGCAAGGCCGACGAGCTGCTGGCGCAAGTGCGCCGGGAGCTGGAGGCGGTGGCCAAGGAACGCGACTCGGCGAAGCCTCGTGCGTGA